The proteins below are encoded in one region of Syngnathus acus chromosome 2, fSynAcu1.2, whole genome shotgun sequence:
- the LOC119131057 gene encoding YTH domain-containing family protein 1-like, protein MSATSIDPQRSKGQASKVQNGSLHPKETVHDNDFEPYLTGQSTQNNSYQSITDPYLSSYYAPSIGFPYPLSEAPWSTGGDPPIPYLTPYGPLSNGDHHFMPDTVFGQPGGLGSSIYPHRFNFFPENPAFSAWGTSGSQGQQTQSSAYGGSYSYPPSSLGGTIVPDGQTGFHSDTLNKAPGMNSLEQGMVGLKIGADVTNQASAVKAVGSVIGGAAVAAAGNGATPIGMPPPKPASWAAIASKPAKPQQLKAKLKPGLANPGMALPPPPIKHNMNIGTWEKGPVTKVATLQHHHHHHQQQHGVPHAISHQAPMQPPHPQSLVQPQMQPMALQHQPPHHQHHPPPPQPYQNHTQPPQTQTRWVAPRNRNQAYGQGGPGHDGSVMMGMLGSANCSPPTYTSQGPGGESHPVLEKLRASHSYNPKDFEWNLKNGRVFIIKSYSEDDIHRSIKYSIWCSTEHGNKRLDSAFRTMNGKGPVYLLFSVNGSGHFCGVAEMRSPVDYGTSAGVWAQDKWKGKFDVDWLFVKDVPNSQLRHIRLENNDNKPVTNSRDTQEVPLEKAKQVLKIITTYKHTTSIFDDFSHYEKRQEEEEEVRKTFEPAQIQSRSRLDQERQNRNKQ, encoded by the exons ATGTCTGCCACAAGCATTGACCCTCAG CGATCAAAGGGACAAGCTTCTAAAG tgcAAAATGGTTCACTGCATCCGAAGGAGACTGTCCATGACAATGACTTTGAGCCATACCTCACTGGTCAATCAACTCAG AACAACAGCTACCAGTCCATCACCGATCCTTACCTGTCCAGTTACTACGCTCCTTCCATCGGCTTTCCGTACCCACTCAGTGAGGCTCCTTGGTCCACAGGCGGCGATCCCCCAATTCCATACCTTACCCCCTACGGACCCTTGAGCAATGGCGACCATCATTTCATGCCGGACACGGTGTTCGGCCAGCCGGGTGGCCTGGGAAGCAGCATTTACCCTCACAGGTTTAATTTTTTCCCCGAAAACCCCGCCTTCTCCGCTTGGGGGACAAGCGGCTCTCAGGGCCAGCAGACTCAAAGCTCAGCCTACGGCGGCAGCTACAGCTACCCGCCCAGCTCCCTCGGTGGTACGATTGTACCTGACGGTCAGACGGGTTTTCACAGCGACACGCTCAACAAAGCACCTGGTATGAACAGCCTAGAGCAGGGCATGGTGGGTTTGAAGATTGGCGCGGACGTCACCAACCAGGCGTCTGCGGTCAAGGCTGTGGGCTCGGTGATTGGCGGCGCCGCAGTGGCAGCCGCGGGGAATGGCGCCACGCCAATTGGAATGCCCCCGCCCAAACCCGCCTCCTGGGCAGCCATCGCCAGCAAGCCTGCCAAGCCGCAGCAGCTGAAAGCTAAGCTGAAGCCGGGGCTGGCCAACCCAGGGATGGCTCTTCCCCCGCCGCCCattaaacacaatatgaaCATTGGCACTTGGGAAAAGGGACCTGTGACCAAAGTGGCCACGCtgcagcaccaccaccaccaccaccagcagcagcacggtGTTCCTCATGCCATTTCCCATCAGGCCCCCATGCAGCCTCCCCATCCTCAGTCTCTGGTGCAGCCTCAGATGCAGCCCATGGCCTTACAGCACCAACCGCCccaccaccagcaccaccCGCCACCCCCCCAGCCCTACCAAAACCACACCCAGCCACCGCAGACCCAAACCCGCTGGGTAGCCCCGCGCAACCGCAACCAAGCCTACGGGCAGGGAGGTCCCGGCCACGACGGTAGCGTGATGATGGGTATGCTCGGTAGCGCAAACTGCAGCCCGCCAACTTACACCAGCCAAGGACCTGGCGGCGAGTCCCACCCAGTGCTAGAGAAGCTCCGTGCCTCCCACAGTTATAATCCCAAGGACTTTGAATGGAACCTGAAGAACGGCCGCGTGTTCATCATCAAGAGCTACTCTGAGGACGATATCCATCGCTCCATCAAGTACTCCATTTGGTGCAGCACAGAGCACGGCAATAAGCGACTGGACTCAGCCTTTCGCACCATGAACGGCAAAGGCCCCGTGTACCTGCTCTTCAGCGTCAATGGCAGCGGCCATTTTTGCGGCGTGGCCGAGATGCGTTCGCCCGTGGACTACGGCACCAGCGCCGGCGTTTGGGCGCAGGACAAGTGGAAGGGCAAGTTTGATGTGGACTGGTTGTTTGTGAAGGACGTGCCTAATAGCCAGTTGCGTCACATTCGCCTGGAGAACAACGACAACAAGCCGGTGACCAACTCCCGCGACACGCAGGAGGTTCCTCTGGAGAAGGCCAAGCAGGTGCTTAAGATCATCACCACCTACAAACACACCACCTCCATCTTTGATGACTTTTCACACTATGAGAAGAgacaggaagaagaggaggaggtgcgCAAG ACGTTTGAACCTGCTCAAATTCAGAGCCGCTCTCGCTTGGATCAG GAGCGCCAAAACAGGAATAAACAATAG
- the birc7 gene encoding baculoviral IAP repeat-containing protein 7 produces the protein MRATAETRTRIPSSSMMTDDRSTMLCILEEPQMRREGERLRTFHSWPPDAPVTCGDLAKAGFFFLGPGDKVQCFCCGGVLRCWVQGDSPAAEHKRHFPMCSFILGHAVGNIPLLSGSPDSVDGQLLSQLQRMTMDDQGAAGQAVYPEMEAEDSRLTTFHNWPTEASVQPDVLARAGFFYTGHGDNVKCFYCDGGLRNWEPGDDPWQEHAKWFPRCEFLIQSRGQEYISNIQDAHFHLGDTVGGSQTSTGREIGSRNDVVGGLTVSSVMLSPVVQTVLQMGFEASLVESLVQTKYLLTGQQYSHVSSLVSDVLQAEEEDRQRRPQSREPDRRQRSDAADMRTLSPLRDKVSGVREPSPEELLRQLQEERTCKVCMDKLVSIVFIPCGHLVVCGDCAASLRHCPICRAVIRGSVRAFMS, from the exons ATGCGGGCCACAGCAGAAACACGGACAAGAATTCCCTCCAGCTCAATGATGACAGATGACAGAAGCACTATGCTGTGCATCCTTGAGGAGCCTCAAATGCGGCGAGAAGGCGAGAGGCTTCGAACATTTCACAGCTGGCCGCCAGACGCTCCCGTCACATGCGGGGACCTGGCCAAGGCGGGATTTTTCTTCTTAGGTCCGGGAGATAAAGTCCAGTGTTTCTGTTGCGGCGGCGTTCTGAGATGCTGGGTGCAAGGGGACAGCCCGGCTGCCGAGCACAAGCGGCATTTCCCCATGTGCAGCTTCATTCTGGGCCACGCCGTGGGAAACATTCCGCTGCTGAGCGGATCGCCAGACTCTGTGGACGGACAGCTGCTGAGTCAACTCCAAAGGATGACCATGGACGACCAGGGCGCGGCGGGACAAGCCGTCTACCCCGAGATGGAGGCGGAGGATTCCCGGCTCACGACTTTCCACAACTGGCCCACAGAGGCCTCAGTCCAGCCAGATGTTCTCGCCAGGGCTGGATTTTTCTACACAG GTCATGGCGACAACGTCAAGTGCTTCTACTGTGACGGGGGTCTAAGGAACTGGGAGCCAGGAGACGACCCTTGGCAGGAACACGCTAAGTGGTTTCCACG tTGTGAATTTTTAATCCAGTCAAGAGGACAGGAATATATTAGCAACATCCAGGATGCTCATTTCCATTTGGGCGACACTGTT GGTGGCTCACAGACATCCACAGGCAGAGAAATTGGCTCCAGAAATG ATGTGGTTGGCGGCCTGACAGTGTCGTCAGTGATGCTCTCGCCGGTGGTGCAGACGGTGCTCCAAATGGGCTTTGAAGCCAGCCTGGTGGAGAGTCTGGTCCAGACCAAGTACCTTTTGACAGGCCAACAGTACTCGCACGTGTCGAGCCTGGTCAGTGATGTGCTGCAagctgaggaggaggacaggCAGAGAAGGCCGCAGAGCCGAG AACCTGACCGGAGGCAAAGATCTGATGCTGCGGACATGAGGACGCTATCACCACTGAGAGACAAAG TCTCAGGGGTGAGGGAACCTAGTCCTGAAGAGCTCCTGCGGCAGTTGCAGGAAGAGCGGACTTGCAAGGTCTGCATGGACAAACTGGTGTCCATCGTGTTTATCCCGTGCGGTCATCTGGTGGTGTGTGGCGACTGCGCGGCCAGCTTGCGACACTGCCCCATCTGCAGAGCCGTAATCAGAGGCAGCGTCCGGGCTTTCATGTCATGA